A single window of Cytobacillus dafuensis DNA harbors:
- a CDS encoding helix-turn-helix transcriptional regulator produces MIGSRIKYYRINANLTQEELCKGVCSPSYLSKVENNNMEPSEDILRLLCERMKISLNTIRNFDENEIGKKIENWYELLKVNTDKEILNKEYEELNSLFISQKDSYQALKFKIFNIKYFIKTEEFAKIDTLLHALTKYQSTMSSDLLFFYYYFSGMGYYVQSNFCEAEEQLLQSLEKIQSFTKHSDTYDYEISDIFYYLSLCYGKLHQTHRTKEFALKSLRIADKILDHLKQIKLYVILGINEGRTKSYSKAIEYYEKAIKIAKAINHDSYTGIINHNLGYLYSLQDKSLDAIVYYHKSLHYIPEYRVNRLIITYFCLAREYKKIKQHKEMKEVIKKARSILSKDEEYKHHFNMLELQINDSIFENRQYIKEVIDFFTKKNQWIYVMEYAEILAISLESNFQYKEAVKLYKIAHTAQKNLL; encoded by the coding sequence ATGATTGGTAGCCGAATTAAATATTATAGAATTAATGCAAATTTAACCCAAGAAGAGCTTTGCAAAGGAGTATGTTCCCCATCATATTTAAGTAAAGTAGAAAATAATAATATGGAACCTAGCGAAGACATTCTTCGGTTGTTGTGTGAAAGAATGAAGATTTCCTTAAACACTATAAGAAATTTTGATGAGAATGAAATAGGCAAAAAAATAGAAAACTGGTATGAATTACTTAAAGTAAATACAGATAAGGAAATTTTGAATAAGGAATATGAAGAACTTAATAGTCTATTTATCTCTCAAAAAGACTCGTATCAAGCTTTAAAATTTAAAATCTTCAATATTAAGTATTTTATTAAAACAGAAGAATTTGCAAAAATTGATACACTTTTACATGCTTTAACAAAATACCAATCTACTATGTCAAGTGATTTACTATTCTTTTATTATTACTTTTCTGGTATGGGGTATTATGTACAAAGTAATTTTTGTGAAGCAGAGGAACAACTTTTGCAGTCTTTAGAGAAGATTCAAAGTTTCACCAAACATTCAGACACCTATGATTATGAAATAAGTGATATCTTTTACTATCTTTCTTTATGTTATGGAAAACTTCACCAAACGCATAGAACAAAAGAATTCGCTTTAAAAAGCCTGCGTATTGCTGATAAAATATTAGATCATTTAAAACAAATTAAGCTTTATGTAATTTTGGGGATAAATGAAGGCAGGACAAAGAGTTACAGTAAAGCAATTGAGTATTACGAAAAAGCGATTAAAATAGCAAAAGCAATTAATCACGATAGTTATACAGGAATTATCAATCATAACTTAGGGTACCTCTATAGCTTACAAGATAAATCCCTAGACGCAATTGTCTATTACCACAAAAGTTTACATTATATCCCAGAGTACCGTGTTAATAGACTTATAATAACTTACTTTTGCCTTGCCCGAGAATATAAAAAGATTAAACAACACAAAGAAATGAAGGAGGTGATAAAGAAAGCAAGAAGTATACTTTCAAAAGATGAAGAATATAAACACCATTTTAACATGCTTGAATTACAAATAAATGACTCAATCTTTGAAAACAGGCAGTATATTAAAGAGGTAATAGACTTTTTCACTAAAAAAAACCAATGGATTTATGTTATGGAATACGCGGAAATACTCGCAATAAGTCTAGAATCAAACTTTCAGTATAAAGAAGCTGTCAAGCTATATAAAATTGCCCATACAGCACAAAAAAATTTACTATAA
- a CDS encoding beta-ketoacyl-[acyl-carrier-protein] synthase family protein: MKKRIVITGLGVLSPIGVGHQNFWHALITGTIGTKEITAFDTSKFNVNRGGEIKNFRPEDYFTNSDYREAGRTTQLAVAAAKMAFEDAGLNQASYPAEEIGVCIGTTMGNTGVLEFATDAYLNNEPEIVAPNLIRNFPNSYISGAVANEINAEGPCITIPTACAAGNYAITYGRDLIEDGDAEVVLVGGSDGLSRACFTTFHRLGAIAPEICQPFDKNRKGMMVSEGSAVIVLEERERAISRGATIYAELLGCGLSCDAHHPTAPHPNGLGAISAISKTLKDAGVSKDAISYISAHGTGTKANDTTESIAIKEVFGENWDNIPVSSIKAMLGHTMGAASAIEAVTCALSIYHNIIPPTMNFEEHDPDCIQNVVPNVAISKNVEYTLSNSFAFGGNISTIIMGAVKHA, translated from the coding sequence ATGAAAAAGCGGATTGTAATCACTGGATTAGGTGTCCTTTCTCCAATAGGGGTAGGACACCAGAATTTTTGGCATGCCTTGATTACTGGAACTATTGGGACAAAAGAAATTACAGCATTTGATACATCCAAATTTAATGTAAATCGTGGTGGAGAAATAAAAAATTTTAGACCAGAAGATTATTTCACTAATTCAGATTATAGAGAAGCAGGAAGAACAACACAACTAGCCGTTGCTGCCGCTAAAATGGCATTTGAGGACGCGGGTTTGAATCAGGCGTCATATCCAGCTGAGGAGATTGGCGTGTGCATCGGTACTACTATGGGTAATACTGGCGTTTTAGAATTTGCTACTGATGCTTATTTGAATAATGAACCAGAGATAGTGGCACCTAATTTAATTCGTAATTTCCCAAATTCTTATATATCAGGAGCGGTCGCAAACGAAATAAATGCAGAAGGGCCGTGTATAACGATTCCCACTGCATGTGCTGCTGGTAATTATGCCATTACGTATGGACGAGATTTAATTGAAGATGGGGATGCCGAGGTTGTTTTAGTAGGAGGATCAGATGGACTATCTAGGGCTTGCTTTACTACTTTTCATAGATTAGGTGCTATTGCTCCTGAAATATGCCAGCCTTTTGATAAGAATCGAAAAGGAATGATGGTTAGTGAGGGTTCTGCTGTCATTGTGCTGGAAGAACGTGAGCGAGCAATTTCGAGAGGAGCAACAATATATGCAGAACTACTCGGATGTGGCTTATCGTGCGATGCACATCATCCTACGGCACCACATCCAAATGGGTTGGGTGCTATATCGGCCATCAGTAAAACCTTGAAAGATGCGGGAGTATCAAAAGATGCCATCTCTTATATAAGTGCCCACGGAACTGGGACAAAGGCAAATGATACTACTGAGTCAATTGCCATTAAAGAGGTATTTGGAGAAAACTGGGATAATATACCGGTTAGTTCAATTAAGGCAATGCTAGGCCATACGATGGGGGCTGCTAGTGCTATTGAGGCAGTTACATGTGCACTATCAATTTACCATAATATAATTCCACCTACTATGAACTTTGAAGAGCATGACCCCGATTGTATTCAAAATGTGGTCCCTAATGTGGCCATCTCGAAAAACGTGGAGTATACATTAAGCAACTCGTTTGCGTTTGGAGGAAACATATCGACTATTATTATGGGGGCTGTCAAGCATGCATAA
- the fabG gene encoding 3-oxoacyl-ACP reductase FabG yields MLLTEKKILVTGGSRGIGRAVTLSLIEAGANVVFTYKNNHDLAEQLCNQVNVDSQRLFRISVDAEDFEKAQETVKKAKELLGGLDGLVINAGINRDKLLWSMSESDWDDVIATNLKGTFNYARAAAFGFVKQKNGSIVCVSSVSGLFGVPGQTNYSATKAGQIGFVQSLSKEVAKYGVNVNAVAPGFVVTDMWEALDEKRQEQILKEIPLGRPATAEEVAEAITFLLSKNASYITGHTLVIDGGLSV; encoded by the coding sequence ATGTTGTTGACCGAGAAAAAAATACTAGTTACAGGAGGAAGCCGCGGCATTGGACGAGCTGTTACTTTATCCCTTATAGAGGCTGGTGCTAATGTAGTATTCACGTACAAAAACAATCATGACTTAGCCGAGCAACTATGTAATCAGGTGAACGTAGATTCACAGAGATTGTTTAGAATATCCGTAGATGCTGAAGATTTTGAAAAGGCACAGGAAACTGTCAAAAAAGCGAAAGAATTATTGGGTGGGTTAGACGGTTTGGTCATTAATGCGGGTATTAATAGAGATAAGCTCTTGTGGTCAATGTCAGAGAGTGATTGGGATGACGTAATTGCTACTAATCTAAAAGGCACATTTAACTATGCAAGAGCTGCTGCTTTTGGGTTTGTCAAACAAAAGAATGGAAGTATTGTATGTGTAAGTTCTGTGAGTGGATTATTTGGAGTTCCGGGTCAAACTAACTATTCTGCTACGAAGGCGGGACAGATCGGATTCGTACAGTCACTTTCAAAGGAAGTAGCAAAATATGGGGTTAATGTAAATGCTGTTGCACCAGGCTTTGTTGTTACAGATATGTGGGAGGCACTTGATGAAAAAAGGCAGGAGCAGATCCTAAAGGAGATACCATTAGGAAGACCGGCTACTGCAGAGGAAGTGGCAGAAGCTATTACATTTTTATTATCAAAGAATGCTAGTTATATTACTGGTCACACCTTAGTAATAGATGGCGGTCTAAGTGTATAA
- a CDS encoding beta-ketoacyl-[acyl-carrier-protein] synthase family protein, protein MHKNQESIVITGMGIVSPLGMNIDSFWDSLESGISSRTITKIEDKFGKEYSFWTHKINDWDQQSLLGKRGLQYLQPSTQYLLGASILALDNAGLPMEELESEDLGVVIGSNFSGMYMTWEYDYTAQTKGPKYVSPMQAPNTLVNSPASHLALKIKSKASNTTISSGQCAGLDAIGYGLKLLQKNQAKYVLVGGTEEINESIAWYYKKSGLVTEELDQNMGRPYDETSEGVVPGEGAAVLVMERYSDAIQRNASILAEVSSWSSAFSKMSVSERGTGLDKAMKKALKKSGNTPGDVKLILSGANGLRTLDSSEEVSIYNMFSENSVPVSSIKSVLGELSGANGVFQMAAAIGVLSRNKLPVLHLNETNHWETSKGDCILLTEQDLFGSSSAVVVKSV, encoded by the coding sequence ATGCATAAGAATCAGGAATCGATCGTTATTACAGGAATGGGAATAGTTTCTCCACTTGGTATGAATATAGATTCTTTTTGGGATTCTTTAGAGAGTGGTATATCATCTCGTACAATCACGAAAATAGAAGATAAGTTTGGAAAAGAATATTCCTTTTGGACACATAAAATCAATGACTGGGACCAGCAGAGTTTACTTGGGAAAAGAGGCCTTCAATATTTGCAACCGAGTACACAGTATTTGCTTGGAGCCTCAATTTTAGCGTTAGACAATGCGGGATTGCCTATGGAAGAACTAGAATCAGAAGATCTGGGAGTAGTGATTGGAAGTAATTTTTCTGGCATGTATATGACTTGGGAATATGATTATACTGCTCAAACAAAGGGTCCTAAATATGTGAGCCCAATGCAAGCCCCAAATACGCTAGTTAATTCTCCAGCCTCACATTTGGCTTTAAAAATAAAATCAAAGGCTTCTAATACAACTATTTCATCAGGTCAGTGTGCAGGATTGGATGCAATCGGTTATGGTCTAAAACTATTGCAAAAAAATCAAGCCAAGTATGTATTAGTGGGGGGAACAGAGGAGATTAATGAATCTATCGCTTGGTATTACAAAAAATCTGGGCTTGTAACAGAAGAATTGGATCAGAACATGGGAAGACCATACGATGAAACTAGTGAGGGAGTAGTACCTGGAGAAGGAGCTGCTGTCTTAGTTATGGAACGTTATTCGGATGCAATACAGAGGAACGCTTCGATTCTAGCAGAGGTTAGTTCCTGGTCTAGTGCCTTTTCGAAGATGAGTGTATCTGAACGTGGGACTGGATTAGACAAAGCAATGAAAAAAGCACTTAAAAAAAGCGGGAATACACCAGGGGATGTTAAATTGATTCTTTCTGGTGCAAATGGACTTCGAACGCTAGATTCTTCAGAAGAAGTTTCTATTTATAATATGTTTTCGGAAAATTCCGTACCTGTCAGTAGTATAAAAAGTGTACTTGGTGAACTTAGTGGAGCGAATGGCGTTTTTCAAATGGCTGCTGCGATAGGAGTCCTAAGCAGAAATAAACTACCGGTATTACATCTAAATGAAACAAATCACTGGGAAACTTCAAAGGGTGATTGCATCCTATTAACAGAGCAAGATTTATTCGGATCTTCAAGTGCGGTCGTTGTAAAGAGTGTATGA
- a CDS encoding acyl carrier protein has protein sequence METNLKQELRRIVADLIEIEDFRDDEDFILDLGVDSMMSIEIVAQIEQKYKIDISEQYLSEFQTLNDVERIVKGLMEEQLDVNASVSGVEK, from the coding sequence ATGGAAACAAACTTAAAGCAAGAACTAAGAAGAATTGTTGCGGATTTAATTGAGATAGAAGATTTTAGAGATGACGAAGATTTTATTTTAGACCTTGGAGTGGATTCCATGATGTCAATTGAAATTGTGGCTCAAATTGAGCAGAAATACAAAATTGATATTTCTGAACAGTATTTAAGTGAATTTCAAACACTCAATGATGTAGAGCGAATTGTTAAGGGATTGATGGAAGAACAACTGGATGTTAATGCTTCTGTGAGTGGAGTTGAAAAATGA
- a CDS encoding DUF1648 domain-containing protein, with protein sequence MIRKFFVWLTVALALGLSFYFYKDLPSEIPSKFANLKGSPTDYASKDLILFVIPFSMIISSLALSVITIWGKQSEVFKRLGKILDSISLALNIVLLILHCAIIYIGLGNQLNILLLLPIIVGIVFIITGNLLPRLQLKEGTKENSLKQATYDLWHQVSRTVSYALFFGGFVMIFSILLPKNLILSSFFIILVLTILSAFFFSYIRYTRYANTN encoded by the coding sequence ATGATAAGAAAATTTTTTGTTTGGTTGACCGTAGCTCTTGCTCTTGGATTAAGCTTTTATTTTTATAAGGATTTGCCGAGTGAAATACCTAGTAAATTTGCCAACCTTAAAGGGTCACCTACTGATTATGCTTCAAAAGACTTGATACTGTTTGTAATACCATTCTCAATGATTATTAGTAGCCTTGCACTTTCAGTTATTACCATATGGGGAAAGCAGTCGGAAGTCTTTAAACGATTAGGAAAGATTTTAGACAGTATTTCTTTAGCTCTGAACATTGTCCTATTAATTCTCCATTGTGCCATCATTTATATTGGTTTAGGAAACCAGTTAAATATTTTACTTTTATTGCCAATAATCGTTGGAATTGTTTTTATTATTACTGGGAACTTACTACCTCGTCTTCAATTAAAAGAAGGTACTAAAGAAAATTCACTAAAGCAAGCAACTTATGATTTGTGGCATCAAGTATCTAGAACTGTTTCCTATGCATTATTCTTTGGAGGATTTGTTATGATATTCTCAATTCTCCTTCCTAAAAATTTAATACTATCAAGCTTTTTTATTATATTGGTTTTAACAATTCTCTCAGCTTTCTTCTTTTCCTACATCAGATATACTCGTTATGCAAATACAAACTAA
- the fabZ gene encoding 3-hydroxyacyl-ACP dehydratase FabZ, protein MKKEYFFDEIKALLPQKYPFIFIDRIQEVYPREKIICLKNISGNEWMFPGHFPEKSIFPGVLIIEAIAQASILLFKIGQESSEKEENGEIFLLTNVKSRFLDTITPGDQVIFTCEVIKMYESAGMIKATAMVEGKIVAKADLTFAIKR, encoded by the coding sequence ATGAAAAAAGAATATTTTTTTGATGAAATTAAAGCACTATTACCTCAAAAATATCCCTTTATTTTTATTGATAGAATTCAGGAGGTTTATCCAAGGGAAAAAATTATTTGTTTAAAAAATATTTCGGGGAATGAGTGGATGTTTCCAGGTCACTTCCCAGAAAAGTCCATTTTTCCAGGTGTGCTGATAATTGAGGCTATAGCTCAGGCAAGTATATTACTTTTTAAAATTGGGCAAGAATCGTCAGAAAAAGAAGAGAATGGAGAAATATTTCTATTAACAAATGTAAAGTCACGCTTTCTCGATACCATAACTCCAGGTGACCAAGTCATATTCACCTGTGAGGTGATTAAAATGTATGAATCCGCCGGAATGATAAAAGCTACAGCAATGGTAGAAGGGAAAATTGTTGCTAAGGCTGATTTGACATTTGCGATCAAACGATAA
- a CDS encoding autorepressor SdpR family transcription factor, translating into MSLGDIFKALSDDNRRKILDLLKEGDMTSGEIANHFNMSKPGISQHLSILKNSELVISHKQGQYVYYSLNTTVLQDIMKWAIHMKSNKGGEE; encoded by the coding sequence GTGTCCTTAGGTGATATTTTTAAAGCTCTTTCTGATGACAATAGAAGAAAAATTTTAGATTTATTAAAAGAAGGGGATATGACATCTGGCGAAATTGCAAATCATTTCAACATGAGTAAACCCGGAATCTCACAGCACCTGAGCATTTTAAAAAATTCAGAACTTGTGATTTCCCACAAACAGGGACAGTATGTTTATTATTCACTTAATACGACTGTTTTACAAGATATCATGAAGTGGGCTATTCATATGAAAAGCAATAAAGGAGGAGAAGAATAA